The following proteins come from a genomic window of Populus nigra chromosome 6, ddPopNigr1.1, whole genome shotgun sequence:
- the LOC133696482 gene encoding large ribosomal subunit protein eL29z: MAKSKNHTAHNQSHKAHKNGIKKPKRHRHTSTKGMDPKFLRNQRYARKHNKKCGETATEEE; the protein is encoded by the exons ATGGCCAAGTCAAAGAATCACACAGCACACAACCAGTCACACAAAGCTCACAAAAATGGCATCAAGAAACCCAAGAGGCATCGCCACACCTCCACCAAAGGG ATGGACCCCAAGTTTTTGAGGAACCAGAGGTACGCAAGGAAGCATAACAAGAAGTGTGGTGAGACAGCTACCGAGGAAGAGTAG